A segment of the Catenovulum adriaticum genome:
TGACCTTTGTTTTGAGCTTTTAAGGTAATCGGCTTGTCTTTTGTGCCTTGCCCTTTAAATACAATTTCAAAATTTTTCCATTCGCCATTTGCTAAAATGACAGTGTCGCCCGCTGATAACTTTTTAACAGCTTGCTCGTAATCTGCTTGATTCGATACTTTATAATCGGCAGCAAAAACAAAACTACTGAATAAACATAACGCGCTGCTCACTAAAAGTTGAGACTTTTTCATGCAAATTTTCATACAAAACCCCTGCAGATTTTAAGCTTAAAAAGCAGAGCGCATCTAAAGTAGGTAGCGATGCGCTCCATAGATTAATTAGCCATATTTAATGGCAAAAATATGGCTAATGACCGCTTAAAACTTAGCTTTAAAGCTTAAGAAATATTTAGGACCTGAACTTGAGATCAACGTTGGGGTTGTGTCTGTAGTTCGAGTCATGTATTGAGCTTCATCTAATACGTTTTTAACTTTAAAATATAAAGAGTAGTTTTTATTGAATCTGTATTTGGCCGTTGCATCTACGTACTCAAACGGTTCAACATAACGGTTTGCTCTAGCACCTGTATTAGGCTGGAAGTATTTTGAACGCGATTTATAAAGCACGCGGAATTCAAAATCCCCTATATCCCAATATACTGAACCTGAAAATACATGCTTGGAGAAGCCAAATAAGTTTGCAGAATCGACAAAATCAAAACCTTCTTGCTCTAACTCACCCTCAGCGTTGTAAATATCACCAAAAGCACCGTCTTGGTTATCAAATGATGAACTCGCGTAGTTATAAGACATTTTAGTCCCTAAACCATCAAACGGCTCTGGTAAAAAGGCAAAAGCTTGTTGATAAGAAAACTCAATACCTCGCAAATAAGCTGGCTCGTCAGTATAGGTATTTGAGTTAACAACAACAGGCACTTCAACATCGTCTAAAATGGTGCCGTCATCTGCTTTTCGGCGGAAGTTTAAGGTTTCATCTAACGAAACACTGCGGAAGTTCGCATTAAATTTTTTGAAGTAAAATGCCGTTGATAAATACATATCTTCTGATGGATACCATTCTAATGAAATATCCGCATTTTCTGACATTAATGGATCTATATAAGGGTTATCACCGTCTACCCGATTAATTAATTGTGATAAAGAAGTAATATCATTATCTTCGTTATCATCAATAACACGACCAGCGCCTAAATCTTGCAAATTAGGTCGTGACATCGCACGGTATAACGCCCCTCTTAATAACACCTCATCATCTAGATGAAAGGTAATATTTGCACTAGGTAAAAAACGAAGTGATTCGTTTTTGCGCACTATGGTTTCTACTTCGTCACGCTCGCCAGACAAACCGATAGAATAATTAATTGTACCGTCATCTTGTGTGGTTTCAGTAATATCATAAGGTAGGCGATAGCCGGTCGATTCTACTTTCGTTTGGACCATACGCACACCTACATTACCCGTTACGTCATAACCGAATAATGAGGTATAAATATTACCCATGGCATAAGCGGCAAAAATGTTTTCGTCAATTAAATCATCACCCGGGCTGCGGCGATCATCATAAGGGCCAATATCAACAAATGAATAAGTGCCATCAGCTTGTAACTCACCTACTTGTGAAATGTTAGCAAAGCCACAACGACCATCAAATTGAGCCCATTGATCGGCTGGCGTACCGTTTTCAGTATTACCAGAGATCGCATTGCCGTCTTCACTCGACATCCATTCTGGATTAGACCAATCTTTGAAACAGTTGTTAATTAATAAGTTACCAATTTCGGTGTCGTCAACTCGATATTCAGAGGCATCTTGCACTACACCGGCTTCATAGTCGTCATCGTAATGTGGAATAACCGCTCTATCGTCATCATTATCTGAATATAACGATTGTTCAGAATAACGTACACCCGCTTTAACCGTTGAGAAAAAGCCATTGTCTAATACATATTCAGCATCAAATTTAACTGCTTTAATTCGGTCAAAACGCTCTTCCATTTCACGTTCATAACGGTTGGTTGTTTCGTTTCCGTTATTATTCTCGGTTGACCAAGATTGTGGATCGGTTGGGTCGAATACACCAACACCTGTATAACCAGATTCGCCTTCAGCTAGACGATTTTCATCTAAAAAAGTTAACTGAGGTAAACGATTATTACGAATGTCCATTGAATAATTCCAATAATCATTGGTAACAACACGAGATTTCCAGCTGGTACGATTACGCCAAGATTTAGAATAAGATAAATCCATCTCAATGCGTAAGCTGTCATTCACATAATGTTCAATGTTTAAACCTAAGCCATTATAGGTTTCATCTTCTTCACGGTAATAACCTTGAGCTTCAAGTTTAGCGATACCTGTGGCATATAAAAGCGAATGGTCTTCACCAATAATATGGTCTTCAAGTTCACGTCGAGCACTGGTTAATATAAAATCGTGTCTGTCTTCAAAGTAAAAATTATTTGAATACTCTAAATCAAAATTAACATCCCAATCTGCGTTCGGTTGCCATTGCACGGTACCAACAAAAGCTTCACGCTCATCTTCTTCTTCTTGATTACGGAAGGTATAACTTGAAGGCACTAAAAAGATAGAATCTTTATCATAATCATCAATATTTTCGCGAGTAACGTTGGTATTAGTGCCATCGTTATTATCTTCACAATCGTCAGCGACAGCTAAAGGTGTACCGTCTGCTAAACGCGTTGCACATGAATACATATTTGAACTTGATAATACGCTTTCTTCTGGATTTGAAGAGTCAGAAACTTTATAACCCACTGAAAAACCAATATCACCAAAACCTGTATCTCTGAACTGATCAACATACGAGACGTTAAACTCACTGCCTAAACCGCTATAATCATCTTGGCGAGCAGTGTGAGAATTATAAACCCCTTCAATTTCAGCAATTACTTGACGCTTGCCGTAATCTAATGCTTTAAGTGGGTCAACATTAATTGTACCGGCAACACCGCCTTCAATTAAATCAGCTTGCTGCGATTTATAAACCACCACTTTATCGCTTAATTCAGACGGGAATTTTTTAAAATTAACCGCTCTTGAATAGCCTGCACTAGTTACGGTTCGCTGGTTGAAAGTCGCATAGCCCAAAAATGGACCTAAACCACGAATCGACATTTCCGATGCACTACCTTTACCACGGTGGCCAGATACACTGGTAATGTTTTCAATAACATCAGAAAGCGATAACCCAGGTAATTCACCAAAATCAGCCGCCGCAATTGCATCAACAATTGCAACCGTATTTTTCTTTTCGCTTAAAGACCGGGTCATAGTTGCGCGTGTGCCAGTTACTTCAATAGTCTCAGTTTCTTGAGCTTCTACTTCCGTACCTTGTGCGTCCTGAGCGTATGCAGGAGATATAGCTGATGCTAGCAAAACCCCCGAAACTGCTTTACTAAGCAAACTAAAATTAAAGTGTGTGTTTACATCTTTGTTAATATTTTTGTTAATTTTTTTCATAGTGCTTGAGCCTTAATGTTGTTAACGCCTCTGCGTGATCATTCTGACAGACAATATAATCTAACCAAAAACCCAAACCCATGTCAAACAGTATTTTAAATTTATGACTTACAAAAAATAACCTTTGTAATACACAGGTTATTATAAAAATTGTAATACAAACTAATTCACAAATTGATAATATTGTGTACAATAGACTATAATTATTAAATCCGTCTTATTTATTTTGGGTAGGTCAATGAAAAATAAAAGAATGTTTTGGAGCATAGTTGAAAAAATTGAATCCAGAATTAACTCTGGTGAATTTGCGCCGGGCTCACGGCTGCCACCTGAAAGAGAATTTGTTGAATGCTATAATGTAAGTCGCCCAACGATTCGTGAAGCCATTATTGCTTTAGAAGTACGTGGCCGAGTTGAAGTAAAAACCGGTTCAGGCGTTTATGTTTTAGAACAAAAAGATGACTCTCCGAAAGATGTCAGCATCAGTGCATTTGAACTCACTCAGGCTAGAGCTTTGTTTGAAGGCGAAGCCGCCGCTTTAGCCGCACTATCGATTACAGATGAACAACTCGTTGCATTAGAAAAAACCGTTGACCAAATGGATCAAGGCATTAATGTTGAAGCCGCTGATCAGGAGTTTCATTTAATCATTGCAAAAGCAACTAAAAACAATGCAATTTTAAATGCCATTTTAGGTTTATGGAAAATCAGAACTAACCGCACCGAAGTGATTCAAGCTTACAAAGAAATTTGTAGCCAGAGCCACCAAAAACGCTTAGAAGAACATAAAGAAATTTTAACGGCACTTAAAAAGCGTGATACAAATAGTGCTAGAGCAGCTATGCATAAGCATTTCCAACGCTTAATAAATGCCTTGTTTGATGCAAGTGAAGCAAAAGCACTTGAGCAAATTAAAAAGCAAACGTCTCAAACTCGCGGTTTATATTCACTTGATCATGTGGTGGATTAAAAGCGGTTATTAAAATGATAATTAAAGCAACACAAGGATGTAAATTGCTTCATAAACTAAGCTAAATACACTTCAGTTACAGCCCTACTCATTCGAGTGACTTATCAAATCAATTACTTCAGCTAGACTATAAATGGCAAATTGACCTGTGGAATGACAGGTTATGATAACATTAAGCTAAGCTTAGCAGTGGGAACCGCTCATTTTGAGTTAATAGCTTTAATCCAAAATGAGCGGTTTATCTTAAATTTAAGTCGCTTTATGAAAAGAACAAACCCGCATTAATATCTACGCAATTACCTGTCATATACGAAGATTCATCTGATGCTAAAAATGCCGTTAACTTTGCAACTTCTTCTGAAGTGCCTTCACGTTTTAGTGCAGTCGCACCTGCGACTTTATTTCTCACTTCATCTTGGGTGAAAGTATCGTGAAAGCCTGTGCTGATCATGCCCGGACATAAACTATTCACTCTAATATCTGGACCGAGCTCTTTTGCTAAACCTCGTGTAAATGTCATGATTGCGCCTTTAGAGGTTGCGTAAGCCACTGCACCTGGGCCACCTCCATCTCGAGCTGCTTGGGAAGCAAACGTAACTATACTGCCACCAGAGGGGATATGAGGGATAGATGCACGGCACATCATAAACAAAGAGGTTAAATTAACATTCATTACCTTAAACCAGTGCTCGTCAGACATTTCTGCAATTTTGACTCTGTCAATTAAGCCTCCAGATACATGAATCAAACTATCAATTTTACCAAACTTACTCACGGTTTTACTGATGACACTTTCAACATCTGATTTTAAAGTTAAGTCGGCTTTAATAGACAATGCTTCAACGCCATAAGAACGAATTTCTGCTTCGGCCATTCTTGCTGTTTCTTCACTTGAAAAGTAAGTTAACGCGACATTTGCGCCACGTTTAGCAAACTCAATCGCACAGGCTTTGCCAATGTCACGCCCACCACCAGAAACCAATACTGTTTTATTTTTCATATTTTGCATTACCGTCTCCAAAAAACAATTTGTATTACACTTATTAAATATAATGTATTACAACAAAGGACGCAAATTATAATACCAATCAATTTAAATAATTTTAAAACCTTTATATTTCAGTAATTTAACAATAAATACCACTAATTTTAATTTTTAAACAGTAATTAATCACTTGCCAAACAAACGATTAAAATATATTTTACAAAGATTGCATGACTTACAAATTAAAAATATCGGTAAACAAATATGAATTACACGCCTAAAATACATATGACAACAATATTGTTAATCGCTTTGATTGGTTGTGAAAATGGCAAAGTAGAGACAAGCGAGCCAAAAGAGCAAGCTAATTTAGGCTTTGAGTTTGAATGGCAGGATTGGTCGCATACCGCTCAGGCATCCATTTCAAATCAGGCATATAGCGGTAATTACTCAGCGCAAATATCGGGGCCAAGTGATGCTTTCGAGAAAAGCTTTACCGTAGAACCCAACACACACTACCAAATCAGTGCGTTTACCAAAGGCAACAGTAAAATTGGCGTCAAAACCGATAGCAATAATAAATTTAGCACCCAAAACAATGGTGACACTTGGCAGCGTCATAAGTTAAGTTTCAATTCGTTGCAATCTAACAGTATTGTTGTTTACGCTGCCTATAACCAAGCGCCTGCTTGGTATGATGAATTCAATTTAACAAAAACTAACCCGCCAACAGACATAACAAACTGCGAGCAACCATATACACTTCCAATAACAAGTGCGGCTGCATCTACATTTAACGCATCGTTCAGCGGAAATTTAGCAATTGACAATAACTTGTCTGACAATTCTAGGTGGTCATCAACAGGCACTGACGAAAGTCTCTTGTTAGATTTAGGTGAAATCAGTGTTATTAATTCACTCGATATCAACTGGTATCTGTCGAGCATTAAAAGCAGCTATTTTGAAGTAACTACCTCGCTTGATGGTCATTTTTGGCAATCACAACTGACTAATCAAGCAAGCAGTTTATCCGTTAATGGCTTTGAAACATTTCAATTAGATCCTCATCAAGCCAGATACCTAAAAATTATCGCTCAAGAAAATAGTATTGATGATGAAAATAGCTTGCTCGAAATAAAAGTAAAGGGTTGCAATGCTTCTGGGCAAGCGCAAAATAATTTTAATTTGAACCCTGATCTTCCCCCTTCAGGTAATTTCGATTTATTGGACTGGACGATTAGTGTGCCTATTGATGAAGATGGTAACAACCGTTCAGATCATATAAAAGAACAAGCACTTGCTAATGGTTATACTCATTCTGATTATTTTTACACAGCTGACGATGGCGGCATGGTATTTAGAGCCACGGTCGCCGGATATAAAACCTCAACCAATACCAACTACACACGCTCAGAACTCAGAGAAATGTTGCGTCGGGGTAAAACTGAAATAGAGACTCAAGGGATCAGTAAAAATAATTGGGTATTTTCGAGCTATCCAGCCGATGTACAAGCTAATTACGGGGGAGTA
Coding sequences within it:
- a CDS encoding TonB-dependent receptor, which encodes MKKINKNINKDVNTHFNFSLLSKAVSGVLLASAISPAYAQDAQGTEVEAQETETIEVTGTRATMTRSLSEKKNTVAIVDAIAAADFGELPGLSLSDVIENITSVSGHRGKGSASEMSIRGLGPFLGYATFNQRTVTSAGYSRAVNFKKFPSELSDKVVVYKSQQADLIEGGVAGTINVDPLKALDYGKRQVIAEIEGVYNSHTARQDDYSGLGSEFNVSYVDQFRDTGFGDIGFSVGYKVSDSSNPEESVLSSSNMYSCATRLADGTPLAVADDCEDNNDGTNTNVTRENIDDYDKDSIFLVPSSYTFRNQEEEDEREAFVGTVQWQPNADWDVNFDLEYSNNFYFEDRHDFILTSARRELEDHIIGEDHSLLYATGIAKLEAQGYYREEDETYNGLGLNIEHYVNDSLRIEMDLSYSKSWRNRTSWKSRVVTNDYWNYSMDIRNNRLPQLTFLDENRLAEGESGYTGVGVFDPTDPQSWSTENNNGNETTNRYEREMEERFDRIKAVKFDAEYVLDNGFFSTVKAGVRYSEQSLYSDNDDDRAVIPHYDDDYEAGVVQDASEYRVDDTEIGNLLINNCFKDWSNPEWMSSEDGNAISGNTENGTPADQWAQFDGRCGFANISQVGELQADGTYSFVDIGPYDDRRSPGDDLIDENIFAAYAMGNIYTSLFGYDVTGNVGVRMVQTKVESTGYRLPYDITETTQDDGTINYSIGLSGERDEVETIVRKNESLRFLPSANITFHLDDEVLLRGALYRAMSRPNLQDLGAGRVIDDNEDNDITSLSQLINRVDGDNPYIDPLMSENADISLEWYPSEDMYLSTAFYFKKFNANFRSVSLDETLNFRRKADDGTILDDVEVPVVVNSNTYTDEPAYLRGIEFSYQQAFAFLPEPFDGLGTKMSYNYASSSFDNQDGAFGDIYNAEGELEQEGFDFVDSANLFGFSKHVFSGSVYWDIGDFEFRVLYKSRSKYFQPNTGARANRYVEPFEYVDATAKYRFNKNYSLYFKVKNVLDEAQYMTRTTDTTPTLISSSGPKYFLSFKAKF
- a CDS encoding FadR/GntR family transcriptional regulator, encoding MKNKRMFWSIVEKIESRINSGEFAPGSRLPPEREFVECYNVSRPTIREAIIALEVRGRVEVKTGSGVYVLEQKDDSPKDVSISAFELTQARALFEGEAAALAALSITDEQLVALEKTVDQMDQGINVEAADQEFHLIIAKATKNNAILNAILGLWKIRTNRTEVIQAYKEICSQSHQKRLEEHKEILTALKKRDTNSARAAMHKHFQRLINALFDASEAKALEQIKKQTSQTRGLYSLDHVVD
- a CDS encoding SDR family NAD(P)-dependent oxidoreductase; the encoded protein is MQNMKNKTVLVSGGGRDIGKACAIEFAKRGANVALTYFSSEETARMAEAEIRSYGVEALSIKADLTLKSDVESVISKTVSKFGKIDSLIHVSGGLIDRVKIAEMSDEHWFKVMNVNLTSLFMMCRASIPHIPSGGSIVTFASQAARDGGGPGAVAYATSKGAIMTFTRGLAKELGPDIRVNSLCPGMISTGFHDTFTQDEVRNKVAGATALKREGTSEEVAKLTAFLASDESSYMTGNCVDINAGLFFS
- a CDS encoding polysaccharide lyase family 7 protein; this translates as MNYTPKIHMTTILLIALIGCENGKVETSEPKEQANLGFEFEWQDWSHTAQASISNQAYSGNYSAQISGPSDAFEKSFTVEPNTHYQISAFTKGNSKIGVKTDSNNKFSTQNNGDTWQRHKLSFNSLQSNSIVVYAAYNQAPAWYDEFNLTKTNPPTDITNCEQPYTLPITSAAASTFNASFSGNLAIDNNLSDNSRWSSTGTDESLLLDLGEISVINSLDINWYLSSIKSSYFEVTTSLDGHFWQSQLTNQASSLSVNGFETFQLDPHQARYLKIIAQENSIDDENSLLEIKVKGCNASGQAQNNFNLNPDLPPSGNFDLLDWTISVPIDEDGNNRSDHIKEQALANGYTHSDYFYTADDGGMVFRATVAGYKTSTNTNYTRSELREMLRRGKTEIETQGISKNNWVFSSYPADVQANYGGVDGTLTATLKVDHVTTTGQDYQIGRVIIGQIHAADDEPARLYYRKLPNNSKGVIYLVHEPLGGDDQYYEMIGSRSNSASNPTDGIALGEIFSYKIQVTGHNLNVTISREGKADVVQTVDMSNSGYHLVDDEYMYFKAGAYNQNNSGEDTDYVQTTFYQLENTHSEYDY